A stretch of Cupriavidus necator DNA encodes these proteins:
- a CDS encoding HlyD family efflux transporter periplasmic adaptor subunit: MKDDARQGGLKPLSEALEDHSAEGIGLLSAEPSRLGLLTIVTTFTLVLCGLVWSFVGHADVIVTAQGTLAPESEVRRFYAPVDGELADLYVAEGQPVSKDDVLARLNARGAIEAAANALEAQLKLEDSEREWKQFPDKKALMERRAAALKQQIDVATRQHETRIAEGTTRLAEQQRAQLQEARSNLENARRAREFARQEQDRYARLLALPGGGGVSQSQVDAKRAAAQDAENNLRVAQSRLTELDARLGRELTQASSQLESSGQDLAGLRVQYDAALREIANTEDKLRLQVQTARLVADAAARIRFENIDKDNFLLILAPVSGVITDVTSTQRGDKVQANTPLGGIAPKDARPVVKIVIAERDRAFLREGLPVKLKFSAFPYQRYGIIEGTLEFISPATKPGGPDKQPVYEGRVRLARDYYAVADNKYPLRYGMTATAEIVVRERRLIDLGLDPFREVAG; encoded by the coding sequence ATGAAGGACGATGCCCGCCAGGGCGGCCTCAAGCCACTCTCCGAGGCGCTGGAAGACCACAGCGCCGAGGGCATCGGCCTGCTGAGTGCCGAGCCGTCGCGCCTGGGGCTGCTGACCATCGTCACGACTTTCACGCTGGTGTTGTGCGGGCTGGTGTGGTCCTTCGTCGGGCATGCCGATGTCATTGTCACGGCGCAGGGCACGCTGGCGCCGGAATCCGAGGTGCGCCGCTTCTATGCCCCGGTGGACGGCGAGCTGGCCGACCTCTACGTGGCCGAGGGGCAACCGGTGTCCAAGGACGACGTGCTGGCGCGCCTGAATGCGCGCGGCGCGATCGAGGCCGCGGCCAACGCGCTGGAAGCGCAGCTCAAGCTGGAAGACTCCGAGCGCGAATGGAAGCAGTTCCCCGACAAGAAGGCGCTGATGGAACGCCGCGCGGCGGCGCTCAAGCAGCAGATCGACGTGGCCACGCGCCAGCACGAGACCCGCATCGCCGAAGGCACCACGCGGCTTGCCGAACAGCAGCGCGCGCAGTTGCAGGAAGCGCGCAGCAACCTCGAGAACGCCCGGCGCGCGCGCGAATTCGCGCGCCAGGAGCAGGACCGATACGCGCGCCTGCTGGCGTTGCCGGGTGGCGGTGGCGTTTCGCAGTCGCAGGTGGATGCCAAGCGCGCCGCGGCGCAGGACGCGGAGAACAACCTGCGCGTGGCGCAGTCGCGGCTGACGGAGCTGGACGCACGCCTGGGCCGCGAGCTTACCCAGGCCAGTTCCCAGCTAGAAAGCAGCGGCCAGGACCTGGCCGGGCTGCGCGTGCAGTACGACGCGGCGCTGCGCGAGATCGCCAACACCGAGGACAAGCTGCGCCTGCAGGTGCAGACCGCGCGCCTGGTGGCGGACGCGGCAGCGCGCATCCGCTTCGAGAACATCGACAAGGACAACTTCCTGCTGATCCTGGCGCCGGTGTCGGGCGTGATCACCGATGTCACCTCCACCCAGCGCGGCGACAAGGTGCAGGCCAACACGCCGCTGGGCGGCATTGCCCCCAAGGATGCGCGCCCGGTGGTGAAGATCGTCATCGCCGAGCGTGACCGCGCTTTCCTGCGCGAGGGCCTGCCGGTCAAGCTCAAGTTCAGTGCCTTCCCGTACCAGCGCTACGGGATCATCGAGGGCACGCTGGAATTCATCTCGCCCGCGACCAAGCCGGGCGGACCCGACAAGCAGCCGGTCTACGAGGGCCGCGTGCGGCTGGCGCGCGACTACTACGCGGTGGCCGACAACAAGTATCCGCTGCGTTACGGCATGACCGCCACGGCAGAGATCGTGGTGCGCGAACGCCGCCTGATCGACCTGGGGCTTGACCCCTTCCGCGAGGTGGCCGGCTAG
- a CDS encoding peptidylprolyl isomerase, whose product MTGIVRIDDEVLGFEEFVRLLKLTGQFEGLVEQMVRDKLTVHAAKRQGVVVTPEEIQERADQFRRVQGLHRAADMNHYLDALNISLDEFEAFVTDSLYQERMMEQVCSEAAVQAYFALNSPRFDSIEVSHIVVDSEGKAKELISYLQDDPDAFAEMAREHSIADTRERGGEIGKVLRGSLKTDIEAKVFNAEPGDLLGPFPSADRSFFEVFLVREKHPATLDSEVAVEVRRLLREDWLMARAQEHVIEAR is encoded by the coding sequence ATGACTGGTATTGTGCGTATCGACGACGAGGTGCTTGGCTTCGAGGAGTTCGTGCGCTTGCTCAAGCTGACCGGACAGTTCGAAGGGCTGGTCGAGCAGATGGTGCGCGACAAGCTGACCGTGCACGCGGCAAAGCGGCAGGGCGTGGTGGTCACGCCGGAGGAGATCCAGGAACGCGCGGACCAGTTCCGCCGCGTGCAGGGCCTGCATCGCGCCGCAGACATGAATCACTACCTGGATGCGCTGAACATCAGCCTGGACGAATTCGAGGCCTTTGTCACCGACAGCCTGTACCAGGAGCGGATGATGGAGCAGGTGTGCAGCGAGGCCGCGGTGCAGGCGTACTTTGCGCTCAACTCGCCGCGCTTCGACAGCATCGAGGTCAGCCATATCGTGGTCGACAGCGAGGGCAAGGCCAAGGAGCTGATCTCGTACCTGCAGGATGATCCCGATGCCTTTGCCGAGATGGCGCGCGAGCATTCCATCGCCGACACGCGCGAGCGCGGAGGCGAGATCGGCAAGGTGCTGCGCGGCTCGCTCAAGACCGATATCGAGGCCAAGGTGTTCAATGCCGAGCCTGGCGACCTGCTGGGACCGTTCCCGTCGGCTGACCGTTCCTTCTTCGAAGTCTTCCTGGTGCGCGAAAAACACCCGGCCACCCTCGATAGCGAGGTGGCGGTGGAAGTGCGCCGCCTGCTGCGCGAAGACTGGCTGATGGCCAGGGCGCAGGAACATGTCATCGAAGCCCGCTAG